ATCCGTATGCATCCCGACCAGGAAACCCTGAAGCAGATGATGGAACAGGCCGGCTTCTCCCACGTCGATTATTTCAACCTGACGGCCGGCGTGGTCGCGCTGCACCGTGGCTACAAGATCTGATGATCGAACGGCCTTTGCTCGCCCTGCTCAATCATCTGCTCGACGGCGCGCCCTGGGCGCGCACACGGCTCATGCCTTACGCTGGCCGCCGCGCCAGCTTCGACATTCCGCCGCTGGCCCTCTCCTTCGCAATCACTGCAGAAGGCCGCCTGTCTGCGGCTGACGGCTCGACACCGACCGACGTCGTCATCCGTCTGCCGGCCGACACGCCACTCAAGCTGCCCCAGGGGCTCGACAAGGCGATGGCCCAGTTGAGCGTCGAAGGCAACGCCGAATTCGCAACGGCGCTGTCCTTCGTCTTCCGCAATCTGCGCTGGGACATAGAAGAAGACCTGTCATGGCTCGTCGGCGACATCGCCGCACATCGGCTCGTGCTCGCCGCCGCGCGCTTTTCCGAATGGCAGCGCCGCACCGCAGTAAGGCTTGCCGAAAACCTCGCCGAATACCTCGCGCATGAACGACGCTTGCTAGTGCCCAGGGACGATCTCGACGTCTTACGCGCCGAAATCGATCGCCTCACCGCCGCGCTCGGCAGCTTCGAGAGTCGTCTGGCGTCATTCGGCCGCTGACCCCTGCGGCTCATCCGCTTCGTTCATCACCATCAGGACCACCGCCTCGTCGTTTTCGGGCATCGCGACCGTCCGGCACTGGCAGCGCAACCAACGCACGCCGCCCTTGGGCGGAATCACTCCGACGACGGCTTGCCGCGCGGTGTCATTACCCGCCGCTGCGAGTAACTGCAGGACGGGATGATCGGCCACCGCGAGCGCGGCACTGTCTGCATCCACCCAGCGCAGGTTCAGTTCGGCAAACCTCATACCACGGGCAAGCGGCGCACCGAGCAACACCTCGGCGGCGGGGTTGGCGAGCAGGATTCTCTGCTGCGCGTCGATCACGACGATGGCTGCCGGCAGCGCCGCGAATACAGCGGTGAATTCGGCAGCGATTCGCCGCCGCGCCGCATCGGCTTCCATGAAGCTGGTGATGTCTTCTTTCACCGCCATGAAATGCGTGATGCGGCCTTTCGCATCATGTACCGGCGAGATCGAAGCGCGTTCCCAATACAGGGAGCCATCCTTGCGACGATTATGGAAGACCCCACGCCATTCCCTTCCCGCCTTGATGGTATTCCACAGCCGTCGATACTCTTCCGGTGAGGTTTCCCCCGACTTGAGGATCCGTGGCGTCAGGCCGATCACCTCTTCGATCCGGTAGCCGGTAGTGCTGACGAACTTCGGATTGGCGTAGACGATCTTGCCTTCGCTGTCGGTGACGATGATCGTCGCCGGACTTTGTTCCAGCGCATGCATCAGCAGACGTTGTCGCTGACTGGCCCGGGTATATTTCTCCTGCGACAATGCGGTCGCTACCCTTTTGGCGCTCAATTGCGCCCGCACGCGCGCCTCGCTGGCGCGAAACCAGGTGCGCAGCGTAGTCGTCGAGACGTTGAATTCGCGCGCGATGTCGAGCAGCGGCTTTTCGCCGGCGCGCATCAGGGCAACGGCTCGTTCCTGGGCTTCCTTGCTGTGTCGCATCTGGTTGGACCGCCACGAAGAAGGCTGAATTTTAGCGGGTGCCGTCCCCCCAGCGCCGACTTTGCAACAAAACTCAAGGGCAGCCGTAGCTGCCCTTGCGCATGCAAATAGGTGAGCGCCTACTTGCGGCGCAGTTTCTGGATGGTCGCCAGCTGTGCCACCGCCTCGGCCAGTTCGGCCTGGGCGCGGGCGAAGTCCATCTCGGCGTTCTTGTTGGCCATCGCCTCCTCGGCACGCTTCTTGGCCTCCAGCGCCTTGGCCTCGTCGAGATCCTTGCCGCGGATCGCCGTATCGGCGAGCACGGTCACCAGCCCCGGCTGCACCTCCAGTACGCCGCCAGCGACGAAGATCAGCTCTTCCTCGCTCTGGTTGGGAATCTTCAGGCGCACCGCGCCGGGTTTGATGCGCGTCATCAACGGCATGTGGCCCGGCAGGATGCCGAGCTCGCCGGCCTCGCCGGGCAGCACGACGAACTCCGCCAGGCCCGAGAAGATCGACTCTTCCGCACTGACGACATCTACATGAACGGTGAGTGCCATCGTGGCCCCTTACTGAAGTGTCTTGGCCTTCTCGAAAGCTTCTTCGATGCCGCCGACCATGTAGAAGGCCTGCTCGGGCAGCTGGTCGCATTCTCCATCGACGATCATCTTGAAGCCCTTGATCGTCTCCTTGAGCGTCACATACTTGCCGGGCGAGCCGGTGAACACTTCGGCGACGAAGAACGGCTGAGACAGGAAGCGCTGGATCTTGCGCGCGCGCGAGACGGTGAGCTTGTCTTCGGGCGAAAGCTCGTCCATGCCGAGGATCGCGATGATGTCGCGCAATTCCTTGTAGCGCTGCAGCGTCGCCTGCACGCGGCGGGTGGTCTGGTAGTGCTCGTCGCCGATGATGTTCGGGTCGACCTGGCGGCTGGTGGAATCGAGCGGATCGACCGCCGGATAGATGCCCAGCGAGGCGATGTCGCGCGAGAGCACCACGGTAGCGTCGAGGTGACCGAAGGTCGTTGCGGGCGACGGGTCGGTGAGGTCGTCCGCCGGCACATAGACGGCCTGGATCGAGGTGATCGAACCCACCTTGGTGGAGGTGATGCGCTCCTGTAGCCGCCCCATTTCCTCGGCCAGTGTCGGCTGGTAGCCCACCGCGGACGGCATGCGGCCAAGCAGCGCCGACACTTCGGTACCAGCCAGCGTATAGCGGTAGATGTTGTCGATGAACAGCAGCACGTCGCGTCCTTCGTCACGGAAAGCCTCGGCCATCGTCAGGCCAGTGAGCGCGACGCGCAGACGGTTGCCCGGCGGCTCGTTCATCTGGCCGAACACCATGCCGACCTTGTCGAGCACGTTCGACTCCTTCATCTCGTGATAGAAGTCGTTCCCCTCGCGGGTGCGCTCACCGACGCCGGCGAACACCGACAGGCCGGAGTGCTGTTTCGCGATGTTGTTGATCAGCTCCATCATGTTCACGGTCTTGCCGACGCCGGCGCCGCCGAACAGGCCGATCTTGCCGCCCTTGGCGAACGGGCAGATCAGGTCGATCACCTTGATGCCGGTCTCGAGCAGCTCGACCGAGGGCGAGAGCTCGCGGAAGGCCGGCGCCTTCTGGTGGATCGCCCGGCGCTCTTCGGTGGCGATGGGACCCGCTTCGTCGATCGGGCGGCCCAGCACGTCCATGATGCGACCCAGCGTTGCATGACCGACCGGCACCGAGATCGGCGCACCGGTGTTGTTGACCTTCATGCCGCGGCGCAGGCCATCCGAGGAGCCCATCGCAATGGTGCGCACCACGCCGTCGCCGAGCTGCTGCTGGACCTCGAAGGTCAGGCCCGCCTCACAGCCGGTCTCGCTCGGATCGATCGTCAGGGCGTCGAAGACCTTGGGCATTTCACCACGGGGGAACTTGATGTCCACCACCGCGCCGATGCATTGAACAATGTTTCCTTGACTCATGTTTTACCCCGCAATGGCGGCCGCGCCGCCGACGATTTCAGAAATTTCTTTGGTGATCGAAGCCTGGCGGGCCTTGTTGTAGACCAGCTGCAGCTCCTTGATCACGGTGCCCGCATTGTCGGTCGCCGCCTTCATCGCCACCATGCGCGCCGACTGCTCGGAAGCCATGTTCTCGGCGACCGCCTGATAGATCAGCGCCTCGACATAGCGTGTCAGCAGCTCGTCGATGACCACCTTGGCCTCTGGCTCATACAGATAGTCCCAGGAGCCTTCTGGCGTGCCGAGCCGCTCGCCGGTCAGGGGCAGCAACTGCTCCAGCACCGGCTCTTGACGCATCGTATTGATGAACCGCGTGTAGGCGAGATACACGACATCCAGCTCACCGTTCTGGAAGGCGTCGATCATCACCTTGATCGGTCCGATCAGCTTGTCCAAATGGGGCGTATCGCCCAAGTGCACCGCATGTGAAATGACGTTGGCGCCCAGACGCTGCATGAAGCCCAGGCCCTTGTTGCCGATGCAGGTGGCACGGATGTCCGTGGCGCCTTCGGCTTCCCACTTGCGCACCGCATTGAGCGTCATGCGCAGCACGTTGGTATTGAGGCCACCGCAAAGACCCTTGTCGGTCGTCACGACCACCAGACCGACGCGCTTGTGTTCCAAGCCACCCTTTTTGCCCAGGAACGGATGCCGGTACTCGGTGACGTTGGCGGCAGCCAGATGCGCGGCCAACCGGCGGATCTTTTCGCTATAGGGACGGGCGGCGCGCATCCGCTCCTGCGCCTTGCGCATCTTGGATGCGGCCACCATCTCCATGGCCTTGGTGATCTTGCGGGTGTTCTGGACCGACTTGATCTTGGTGCGAATTTCCTTGCCGCCTGCCATGGCGCGTTTCTCCCGACGGGTTTAGGCCCAGGTCTTCTTGAACGCGGCGATGGCGGCGGAAAGTTCCGCTTCGCCCTCCTTGTCCAGATCCTTGGTCGTCTCGATCTTCTCCATCAGCGCGCCGTGTTGCTGACGCATGTATTGATGCAGCGCCGCCTCGAAGGGCAGGATCTTGCTGCTGTCGATGTCGTCGAGAAAGCCTTGGTTGACCGCGAACAG
This genomic interval from Sulfuricystis multivorans contains the following:
- a CDS encoding F0F1 ATP synthase subunit epsilon translates to MALTVHVDVVSAEESIFSGLAEFVVLPGEAGELGILPGHMPLMTRIKPGAVRLKIPNQSEEELIFVAGGVLEVQPGLVTVLADTAIRGKDLDEAKALEAKKRAEEAMANKNAEMDFARAQAELAEAVAQLATIQKLRRK
- the atpG gene encoding F0F1 ATP synthase subunit gamma, encoding MAGGKEIRTKIKSVQNTRKITKAMEMVAASKMRKAQERMRAARPYSEKIRRLAAHLAAANVTEYRHPFLGKKGGLEHKRVGLVVVTTDKGLCGGLNTNVLRMTLNAVRKWEAEGATDIRATCIGNKGLGFMQRLGANVISHAVHLGDTPHLDKLIGPIKVMIDAFQNGELDVVYLAYTRFINTMRQEPVLEQLLPLTGERLGTPEGSWDYLYEPEAKVVIDELLTRYVEALIYQAVAENMASEQSARMVAMKAATDNAGTVIKELQLVYNKARQASITKEISEIVGGAAAIAG
- a CDS encoding ubiquinone biosynthesis accessory factor UbiJ, which gives rise to MIERPLLALLNHLLDGAPWARTRLMPYAGRRASFDIPPLALSFAITAEGRLSAADGSTPTDVVIRLPADTPLKLPQGLDKAMAQLSVEGNAEFATALSFVFRNLRWDIEEDLSWLVGDIAAHRLVLAAARFSEWQRRTAVRLAENLAEYLAHERRLLVPRDDLDVLRAEIDRLTAALGSFESRLASFGR
- a CDS encoding PAS domain S-box protein, which produces MRHSKEAQERAVALMRAGEKPLLDIAREFNVSTTTLRTWFRASEARVRAQLSAKRVATALSQEKYTRASQRQRLLMHALEQSPATIIVTDSEGKIVYANPKFVSTTGYRIEEVIGLTPRILKSGETSPEEYRRLWNTIKAGREWRGVFHNRRKDGSLYWERASISPVHDAKGRITHFMAVKEDITSFMEADAARRRIAAEFTAVFAALPAAIVVIDAQQRILLANPAAEVLLGAPLARGMRFAELNLRWVDADSAALAVADHPVLQLLAAAGNDTARQAVVGVIPPKGGVRWLRCQCRTVAMPENDEAVVLMVMNEADEPQGSAAE
- the atpD gene encoding F0F1 ATP synthase subunit beta, with protein sequence MSQGNIVQCIGAVVDIKFPRGEMPKVFDALTIDPSETGCEAGLTFEVQQQLGDGVVRTIAMGSSDGLRRGMKVNNTGAPISVPVGHATLGRIMDVLGRPIDEAGPIATEERRAIHQKAPAFRELSPSVELLETGIKVIDLICPFAKGGKIGLFGGAGVGKTVNMMELINNIAKQHSGLSVFAGVGERTREGNDFYHEMKESNVLDKVGMVFGQMNEPPGNRLRVALTGLTMAEAFRDEGRDVLLFIDNIYRYTLAGTEVSALLGRMPSAVGYQPTLAEEMGRLQERITSTKVGSITSIQAVYVPADDLTDPSPATTFGHLDATVVLSRDIASLGIYPAVDPLDSTSRQVDPNIIGDEHYQTTRRVQATLQRYKELRDIIAILGMDELSPEDKLTVSRARKIQRFLSQPFFVAEVFTGSPGKYVTLKETIKGFKMIVDGECDQLPEQAFYMVGGIEEAFEKAKTLQ